TGAATCCATCAAAAGAACTTTGTATTTAGTTTTTAGGCACATAGCAAGTAGCACCTCCCCATAACTTATTTTTTTTGTATGCCCTTTgatctgtttcaaattataagacgttttgatttcTCTAggtacattgtttttactatatatgtatctagagttctagacataagtgcatagcaaaggctatgtatctagaaaatgttaaagtcttataatttgaaatggagagagtACTTAGGAATCATGTTGCACGCACGCATGTTTTGATACAAAGACATATTAGGAAGAAGATTATTAGGCTAGTCTTAGTGGGAGTTTTACTagagtttcatttgcatttaatAGCTTGCCACATATGTATTTTTGATGACATGTCGATGCTttaatgaagagagagaagaaatgagtttcATGAGGATAAAACTCTCTTGGCACGATTACCAACTCTATATAAGTCTTAcaattaaatgtctatgaaacaaTGGAATGAAACTATGCATTGAGAGTGTGTATTTCATCCAAGTTTCATTCCATTCTATATGAGATGGCAATCTTGGAAACAACGTAATAAAACtctccactgagactggccttattAGGCTATGTGCACTGAATGAGGGGTGAATGAATGAAGTGTGGCTGAAAGTTGAAACACATGCATGGGTGCAGATATATCAGGTTGGAAGGATTAAACAATCTTGTATCTAGATAAAAGAGCTTATAATATATACCTAGATAGATACCATAGAACTGGGTGATCTAGTAGCAAAAGAAAATACTCACTCTGTTTCAAATTAAATTgcaagtcgttttgacttttataGCTAGATACGTACTACACAACATATTGTATAGTTAGGTACTCTATCTGTTTCCAATTATAAGGCATGATGGCTTTTGtagatacattatttttactatataaatttagacatagtgtatatatctaaatgcataacaaaaactatgtatttagaaaaaccaaaatatcttgtaatttagaatggagggagtacatagcAAAAGATATGTGATCGATttatataatttgaaatggaaagAGTAGGAAGTGTGTGGTTTGTTTTGGTGCCCTAGAGTAGAGAATACTTACAGGATAGGAAGGAAGGAAATTAAAGGGCCCCACTGATGGTCTCCGATGGAGATATTTTTATCTGCTTCTCGGCCGGCCTTGTGCTCTGCTTGTTGAGCTAGGCAGCGCGTACGTCGTGGTCATGCATTGGCCTCAGATCCGATATGATGCCTTGGTCCTTTCGCCCTTAGCGTGCTCTCATGGGCAGGGCATGCCCATCTAGCTGCATCCATCCATCTCGTTGTCGTCGTGATGCATGCACCGCTGTCTCCAGTATATAGAGTGAGAGAGAAACAGTATCGTAGTACTGGATCATCTCGATCTTTGTTCGTTTTGACTCAATTGGCTTATAAACTATGGCTGAAAGTACGGCTGGCTGCTTTGATGTCAGAAAAAAATATCgttcgttgactgataagccaaGGCTTATAAATCGAATAcaggtagctagctagctactgtAGAAGAAAAGAGTGAAGAATTACTAGCAAGTAGGCGGCTGGAGCAGCAACTCCACCCTAGGTGTGTGTATATCTCCTGGCTGGCCGGGATCGGTACGTGCAGTGGCTCCTGTGTCTGTATCGATGTGTCCGTATTTTCTCCATCTCATCTGCATGTGCTCGCTGCAATTATATTGGTAAGGCTGAGCTAGCCTAGTTTAGGTGGAATTTGAATCCAGtgattaaaatttaggaggtgtgtcgggaggatattgcatggggtgttcaaatactaataaaaaataaattacataatccgtcagtactccacgagacgatttttttaaggCCAACTAACCCGTCATTAgtgcatgtttactgtagcacaacattgtcaaatcatgaattaattaggcttaaaagattcgtctcgcaaattagtcgcaaactatgcaattagtttcgtaattagtttatatttaatactccgtgcATATGTCAAACATTCAATggaacaacgactaaaatttagaagaggcaaccaaacaccaccttagcTTAGCTGTGCTTCATGTCTTCCTCCATGCCATAGCTATTATATCGCTCGCTTGCTGCACATCAATCGATAACTGCACATGCCTTCCATGGGGATAGATGTTCATCTCATCAGCAGCAGCACAGtagcgcgcgctctctctctctctgtagcTAGCtacccccatccccatccccatccccatccccatccccgtgCCCCATCCCAATCCCAATCAGCAACAAGCAATTAAGCAAGGTTCTCCGccgtgctctgcctctgatcCGACCCTATATAGCACCGGTACTcaccagcagcagccgccggGCGCAGGCGGATCGAGTAGTATCTGCCCTTCGACTGCCGGCAAGCTAAGGCACAGCCGCCGCCAGCCTTGCTAGTGCTTGCTGCTTGCTCTTGCTCCGATCGATCCGAATCCGCTCATCCACCCACCGGAGCAGCAAGCAAGTAAACATCTATCTATCTAGTCTAGCTACCTATACTACTACATCTATCAATGGCTTTCAAAGGTACGTACCtacgtatatatgtatattatataTACACGTACTGTACATGCATATGTATATACTCCATGCATGGATTACTTGACTCCTTTTATACATACTATATATGCTACGCACTACTCCTAGCTAGCTAGATAGATACTTGTGTACTAATTAGTTTATTATTAATCGCTTCGTTTGCTTGCTTGTTGATGACGATGATGCATCTATCTGAGAGTAATTCTATTTATACCTCTAATGTAATAATTAGATGGTAATATGCATCTATATCTGTAACTTGATCATTGCCCTCTGCAAGCTgctctactccctccgttctaaattttACGTCGTTTAGACTTTTCTCTGTACATAGTTATTATTATGCACCTAGATACGTACAAAGTGGTAATTTGAAACGGCTTACAATTTACAACCGAGGGATCAAGTAGTAATTTACCTTTGAGCTGTAgcaaagctagctagctagacaaAACTTATAGCTAGATGAATATGTACTCATGCGTGCTAACTTAATTTAGGTAGATTATTAATCATAATATTGGGCTATTTATGGATGTATTAACATTGATCATCAGCTAGATACGTACATTCCCCTTTTTCCCTTCAGAATATATATGCATTGGTACTACTCCAGATATAGCGCTAGCTAGCTTTCTTTTGATTGGTTCTGAAAATTCTTCCTTATCCGATCCATCATCCAATATATGCGACCCAGTCACCCAGCCGGCCGGCCACTGTCAAGCATCCTCCAAATTCATCATTGCTTCTTCTGACACGTGTGCACGACTTAACTTGGATTGGACGACATCCACCAATTAATACCATCCTCATATAATTACGTACCTTCCTTTCTCTAATAATTTGTTACGGAGCACTGGGCCttatttagttggcgaaattttctgggaaatgatactgtagcactttcgttgttatttggcaattagtgtccaatcatagtctaattaggcttaaaagattcgtatcgtgaatttcgtctaaactgtgtaattagttttattttttatttatatttaatgcttcatgcatacgtccaaagattcgatgtgacgagaaatcttgaaaaattttgtaaaattttgaaaactaaacaggCACCTAATATTACCTGAGCATGTGAGTACTGCTGTCTTTCTCACATGCACCCATCTGCTTTTTTTCGTCTTTACATGCATACATCCTTTCCATCTTTACTCGATCTTGTACAATTTGTTTGATCCTGCTGCCTTTTTTTTCCTTAGCTTTCTAAAAAATACACCCATCAACCAGCATCTCTCtcctttatttattctttttaacTAGCAAATATATTCGTGCATTGCAACCCAATACATAGCTTCGTTGCATGGAGAGAGACGGATAGAAGGATGGAAAAAATCCCGACCAGCATTATTGTAGTTACCTGAGCTAACTTTACATATGCATACATCATGCACGCACCTGCAAATATGTGCATCCAACTGGCAAACACCCAACCCTATCCAGAGAGCTAGCAACGATCTAAACATATGGTTTTTCTTTTCCATCATTAAGTGCAATGCTCACGTGGAAATCGTCACTGCTACTTAGATAGACGACATAGACCTTTTACATAATCCGGACGTATACATAAAAATCAAATTATTGTACCTCGTTTGTGCAAAGCCTCTCCTGGCACTACTTTTTGCTAGACATGTGTTTGTATCATAAATATAGATATCTTAACGAGAAGAGAGATGGCATTAGTATTTATGAATCTCCATTCATGTGGTGGATGAACAACACTAATCTCGTGTGGTGCAGGACTTCCGCGTGATTCCCGCGGATCCCTCGAAGTCTTCAATCCAGACTCCGCTGCCGCCGCTTCAAATCGGGCGACCACCTCCCCATTCCTCCTCCCTCCTGCAGTTGCTTCCCATCCTAGCCTCGCTggggatgatgaggatgctgacGTGGGTCGGGCGACACAGAGGGCCGCCGAGTGGGGCCTTGTCCTCCAGACCGACGAGTACACCGGCCGCCCCCAGGGCGTCGTCGCCCGCCCCTCCGGCGGCTCCAACCGCACCAGCGAGAGTGGAAACTCCATCGACGAGAGGGTCGCCGCTGGTAGAGCGCTCCCCCGAGTGTCGGAGGAGCTCCGCGCCGCACTCTCTGCGTTCCAGCAGACCTTCGTCGTGTCCGATGCCACCAGCCCTGACCACCCCATCCTCTACGCCAGTGCTGGATTCTTCAACATGACTGGTTACTCCTCCAATGAGGTCGTCGGAAGGAACTGGTTCGTCGATTTCAATTCCATTTCATTCTATTCCATGCCAATTTAATGCATAGAAATATACAACTCCAACTAGTACGCACTGCACTTATGCCTCCACCTACCATCTCTCAACTGCAGCCGCTTCCTTCAAGGTTCTGGGACCGACCCCGTAGAGATTTCGAAGATCAGGCAGGCTCTCGCAGCTGGGTCAAATTACTGCGGTCGTATTCTCAActacaagaaggatggtacaccaTTCTGGAACCTCCTAACCGTTGCCCCCATCAAGGATGAGGATGGCAGGGTCCTCAAGTTCATTGGGTCAGCTttttcatcatatatatatatatatcatcatgCCACTTTATAgttattattattacaaaccttgGTGTGCAATGTGTCACAGGATGCAAGTGGAAGTGAGTAAGTACACAGAAGGTAGCAAGGATACAGCTCTTCGCCCAAATGGATTGCCAGAGTCACTCATCAGATATGATGGTACTATTACTACTAGTAGTCTTGCttacttttcaaaaaaaaaggtttTACCTTGCACGACTGTGAAAACAATAATATTCTTTGCAGCAAGACAGAAGGATCATGCCCGTAGCTCAGTCTCGGAGCTTCTATTTGCCCTGAAGGATCCACGGTCATTGTCAGAATCAAGAAACAATAccttaaaaaggaaatcacaggAGGAATCAGGAGATGTGCTTTCAGGTGATGAAGTACCCGGCAAGAGAAGCTCTGAAAGTGGATCCCGCCGTAACTCACGGAGTGGAACGAGAAACTCTCTACAAAAAATTAGTGAAGTGCCTGAAGGAGGGAATAAGACCACGAAATCTGGTTTGCGTTCCTTTATGGGGTATGATAATAAACCACATGATATAATCATAGCATTTGCTTTATTTCAAAGTTTCCTTGTAGAGTCTCTATTATCTTTGCATTTGTTCTCACATTTAATTCGTTTGTGCAGTCTTATTGGTATGGGTCATGGAAATGTGGAGAAGAACATTCTAAAACCAAGGGGAGATACGCTacttgatagcgatgatgagagaCCAGAAAGCTTTGATGATGATTTTAGGAGGAAAGAAATGAGAAGGGGTATAGATTTGGCTACTACGCTTGAACGTATTGAAAAGAATTTTGTCATCACTGACCCGAGGTTACCGGATAATCCAATTGTAAGACAAAAACTCGTATATCTTCTACCTTTaacatcattgttcttttctttctatcaaCATAGATATCAACCTTCCATTGAACTACATCATTATATTTTCGGGTGAATGTCATAGATTTTTGCATCGGATAGCTTTTTGCGATTGACAGAGTATTCACGTGAAGAAATATTGGGAAGAAATTGTAGGTAAATTATGGCATTAAATATTACCTAAATTCATTGCTTTCAACTGTTCATAAACTACATATTACAGTGACTAATGATTTAATGAATCCCTTCATCTATATATGCTTCCCTTGTAGGTTTCTTCAAGGGCCTGAAACTGACCGTGGGACAGTAAAGAAGATAAGAGATGCCATAGATAACCAAACAGAAGTTACCGTTCAGCTGATAAATTATACAAAGAGCGGTACATATTCTTCACATGCTCCCATGTTCTTGTAAGATCATGATGCAATTTCTATACCCCAAACATTTATAACAGTACATCACTCTAGTGTTATGTTACTGCATTAGTAC
The sequence above is drawn from the Miscanthus floridulus cultivar M001 chromosome 15, ASM1932011v1, whole genome shotgun sequence genome and encodes:
- the LOC136508172 gene encoding phototropin-1A-like isoform X2; this encodes MAFKGLPRDSRGSLEVFNPDSAAAASNRATTSPFLLPPAVASHPSLAGDDEDADVGRATQRAAEWGLVLQTDEYTGRPQGVVARPSGGSNRTSESGNSIDERVAAGRALPRVSEELRAALSAFQQTFVVSDATSPDHPILYASAGFFNMTGYSSNEVVGRNCRFLQGSGTDPVEISKIRQALAAGSNYCGRILNYKKDGTPFWNLLTVAPIKDEDGRVLKFIGMQVEVSKYTEGSKDTALRPNGLPESLIRYDARQKDHARSSVSELLFALKDPRSLSESRNNTLKRKSQEESGDVLSGDEVPGKRSSESGSRRNSRSGTRNSLQKISEVPEGGNKTTKSGLRSFMGLIGMGHGNVEKNILKPRGDTLLDSDDERPESFDDDFRRKEMRRGIDLATTLERIEKNFVITDPRLPDNPIIFASDSFLRLTEYSREEILGRNCRFLQGPETDRGTVKKIRDAIDNQTEVTVQLINYTKSGKKFWNLFHLQPMRDQKGDVQYFIGVQLDGTERVRDAAAKDGAMLVKKTAENIDEAAKELPDANLRPEDLWANHSKPVLPKPHMKDTASWRAIQKVLENGESIDLKHFRPVRPLGSGDTGSVHLVELLGTGEYFAMKAMDKSVMLNRNKVHRATAERQILDMLDHPFLPTLYASFQTKTHVCLITDYYAGGELFMLLDRQPMKVLKEDAVRFYAAEVVTALEYLHCQGIIYRDLKPENILLQRDGHISLTDFDLSCLTSCRPQVFLPEDDKKKKRRKSRSKPIFFAEPMRASNSFVGTEEYIAPEIIIGAGHTSAVDWWALGILLYEMLYGYTPFRGKTRQRTFANILHKDIRFPESIQVSLAARRLIYRLLHRDPANRLGSYEGAMEIKQHPFFRGINWALVRAATPPELEAPLHYTLLEATGETLPPPDAAHTDMF
- the LOC136508172 gene encoding phototropin-1A-like isoform X1, whose product is MAFKGLPRDSRGSLEVFNPDSAAAASNRATTSPFLLPPAVASHPSLAGDDEDADVGRATQRAAEWGLVLQTDEYTGRPQGVVARPSGGSNRTSESGNSIDERVAAGRALPRVSEELRAALSAFQQTFVVSDATSPDHPILYASAGFFNMTGYSSNEVVGRNCRFLQGSGTDPVEISKIRQALAAGSNYCGRILNYKKDGTPFWNLLTVAPIKDEDGRVLKFIGMQVEVSKYTEGSKDTALRPNGLPESLIRYDARQKDHARSSVSELLFALKDPRSLSESRNNTLKRKSQEESGDVLSGDEVPGKRSSESGSRRNSRSGTRNSLQKISEVPEGGNKTTKSGLRSFMGYDNKPHDIIIAFALFQSFLVESLLSLHLFSHLIRLCSLIGMGHGNVEKNILKPRGDTLLDSDDERPESFDDDFRRKEMRRGIDLATTLERIEKNFVITDPRLPDNPIIFASDSFLRLTEYSREEILGRNCRFLQGPETDRGTVKKIRDAIDNQTEVTVQLINYTKSGKKFWNLFHLQPMRDQKGDVQYFIGVQLDGTERVRDAAAKDGAMLVKKTAENIDEAAKELPDANLRPEDLWANHSKPVLPKPHMKDTASWRAIQKVLENGESIDLKHFRPVRPLGSGDTGSVHLVELLGTGEYFAMKAMDKSVMLNRNKVHRATAERQILDMLDHPFLPTLYASFQTKTHVCLITDYYAGGELFMLLDRQPMKVLKEDAVRFYAAEVVTALEYLHCQGIIYRDLKPENILLQRDGHISLTDFDLSCLTSCRPQVFLPEDDKKKKRRKSRSKPIFFAEPMRASNSFVGTEEYIAPEIIIGAGHTSAVDWWALGILLYEMLYGYTPFRGKTRQRTFANILHKDIRFPESIQVSLAARRLIYRLLHRDPANRLGSYEGAMEIKQHPFFRGINWALVRAATPPELEAPLHYTLLEATGETLPPPDAAHTDMF